From Motacilla alba alba isolate MOTALB_02 chromosome 20, Motacilla_alba_V1.0_pri, whole genome shotgun sequence, the proteins below share one genomic window:
- the APCDD1L gene encoding protein APCDD1-like, whose protein sequence is MVRCWWLAGLLVACAAAEPRCRQQLRHLQDSAGTAARLPPRLEGRWVSTGCEVRPGPEFLTRSYLFYANRLFKALQFYYWDPSCRDPSYSLVIKGKLRLRQASWITRGATEADYHLHKVGIVFHSQKAMREVASRINQTSGEGCRGFLPPGRSWAPGALHEVLSAKTERDCTAALGFAMHELSLVRVERHFQPLLQPQQSGSRLVEELYLGDIHTDWGERLHYRPTGYQRPLQSALHHVHPCPACGMISRADEHHPPILPARAALPMQLGGSWVSAHCEVRPAVLFLTRYFTFHGHNHTWEGRYYHYSDPLCRQPTFTIYASGHYSQGVPSSKVRGGTELAFKVTQARVTPMDQVTVVMLNSSEAGSCGLAGSWSAGVEQDITPTNGCLALGIKLPHTEYELFKTEQDTQERSLLYIGERPTDGSSPDSPDKRPTSYQAPLIQCAAASEEFSNYLSLKYVGRKDANGIEALKPLPVAFLLFIALLFLRWD, encoded by the exons CCTGCGCGGCCGCCGAGCCGCGCTGCCGCCAGCAGCTGCGCCACCTGCAGGACAGCGCCGGGACCGCCGCGCGGCTGCCGCCCCGCCTGGAGGGGCGCTGGGTCTCCACCGG GTGTGAGGTGCGGCCGGGACCCGAGTTCCTGACCCGATCCTACCTCTTCTACGCCAACCGGCTCTTCAAGGCCCTCCAGTTCTACTACTGGGACCCGTCCTGCCGCGACCCCTCCTACTCACTGGTCATCAAGGGCAAGCTCCGGCTGCGCCAGGCCTCCTGGATCACCCGCGGGGCCACCGAGGCCGACTACCACCTCCACAAAGTGGGCATCGTGTTCCACAGCCAGAAGGCCATGCGGGAGGTGGCCTCCCGGATCAACCAGACCTCCGGCGAGGGCTGCCGCGGGTTCCTGCCCCCCGGGCGCTCCTGGGCTCCCGGGGCCCTGCACGAGGTGCTGAGCGCCAAGACGGAGCGCGACTGCACCGCGGCCTTGGGCTTCGCCATGCACGAGCTGAGCCTGGTGCGGGTGGAGAGGCACTTCCAGCCGCTGCTGCAGCCGCAGCAGAGCGGGAGCCGGCTGGTGGAGGAGCTCTACCTGGGGGACATCCACACGGACTGGGGGGAGAGGCTGCACTACCGCCCCACCGGCTACCAGCGCCCCTTGCAGAGCGCCCTG caCCACGTGCACCCTTGCCCGGCGTGTGGGATGATCTCCAGGGCGGACGAGCACCACCCGCCGATCCTGCCCGCCCGAGCCGCGCTGCCCATGCAGCTCGGCGGCAGCTGGGTCAGCGCGCACTGCGAGGTCCGCCCGGCCGTGCTCTTCCTCACCAGGTACTTCACATTCCACGGCCACAACCACACCTGGGAAGGGCGTTACTATCACTACTCCGACCCGCTCTGCAGGCAGCCCACGTTCACCATCTACGCCTCCGGGCACTACAGCCAGGGCGTCCCGTCCTCCAAGGTGCGGGGCGGCACCGAGCTGGCTTTCAAAGTCACCCAGGCTCGGGTGACGCCCATGGACCAGGTGACGGTGGTGATGCTCAACTCCTCGGAAGCGGGGAGCTGCGGGCTGGCGGGCTCCTGGAGCGCCGGCGTGGAGCAGGATATAACACCCACGAACGGATGTTTGGCTCTGGGCATCAAGCTGCCCCACACCGAGTACGAGCTGTTCAAAACGGAGCAGGACACGCAGGAGCGCAGCCTCCTCTACATCGGGGAGCGGCCCACGGACGGCTCCAGCCCCGACAGCCCCGACAAGCGACCCACGTCCTACCAGGCCCCTCTGATCCAGTGTGCTGCAGCATCAGAGGAATTCTCCAACTACCTTAGTCTGAAATACGTGGGAAGGAAGGATGCTAACGGGATCGAAGCACTAAAACCTTTGCCTGTGGCCTTTTTATTGTTTATAGCACTTCTGTTTTTAAGATGGGACTAG